GCAATCCTGCGACTGCCAGCACATCCCTTGTCAGGGACGCGAGCCGGAGCACCTCGTCCGGCACGTTGTTCGACGGAGCGTATGGATGGGGTGCGGTCTCCACCGTTTGGCGTACGGCGGTCGAATGCACTTCGATCTTGATGGCTGGTTCGAGAATGAACAGATTCGGGCCCTCGAGCTCCCGAACTTCCACGAGATCCATCGAGAACCATCCTCCGCGACTCTGTCGCCACGAACTAGCTTCCGAGCAGAACCACGATCGTATTGAATACCGCGTGGGTAAGGATAGCCGCTGTGGTGTTGATCCGATTCCGCAGTAAACCCAGGATCACACCCATGCAAAAGACTCCGCCCATCACGAAGGAAATGCCATATTGGCTGTGCAGCAGGGCAAAGAGCAACGACGTGATCCAAATCCCGTATCGAGGCTGAATTGCGCCGCGCAGGAGCGTTTCCTCACTGGCGCCCGCGCCGAGCCCGAAGAAAACCGCCCCGACAACGCTGCTCACGTTCTGCGTGATTTCGTCGGTTGTTTGCTGGATCTCGTTGTTGAAATCCGGTTGCAGCCAGGCCGTCAGTCCCCCGCCGATGCCCATTACCAGGAATCCGCCGATGACCGCCAGCAGGGCGATGCCAATCTGCCGCGGATTCAACCGCTCGAGCCCAAGCCGCTTGGCGGCGCCGCGAAAATCGCGCCATTGGCCAACACCGACCAGCACAAATGCCAGCACGATCATGAACACGAACTGGCTCAGCAGATACGCGATCGTGATCTCACCGGTGTCCTCCGGCTCAGGATTGATCGCGTACTGAAAAATGAAAAACCCGATGAATGCCAACACGACCGACAGGCCCACCATGTCTGTCGGGGACGCGGGATCCATCGGAGTGAACCGCGCCACGTCCTGGCGGAACTGCGGGAACATCGGCAGCAGCAGCCCCAGCCCAGTAGCCAGCCAGGCAAACCCGGACGATTGTCCTCCCGTCAGGCGCGCCAGACCCAGCAAGGTCAACAGCACCCCTGGGAACCCGATGACCAGATAGAGTCCAACCAATGCCGACCGGTCGCTCGCCGCCCGGCGAACCCAGTAGGCCACGCCGAACACCACCAGGATGAAGATGGCCAGCGCAATGAAGATGGAGAGTGTCTCCAG
This DNA window, taken from Thermomicrobiales bacterium, encodes the following:
- a CDS encoding CPBP family intramembrane glutamic endopeptidase, which encodes MHTLASIISLETLSIFIALAIFILVVFGVAYWVRRAASDRSALVGLYLVIGFPGVLLTLLGLARLTGGQSSGFAWLATGLGLLLPMFPQFRQDVARFTPMDPASPTDMVGLSVVLAFIGFFIFQYAINPEPEDTGEITIAYLLSQFVFMIVLAFVLVGVGQWRDFRGAAKRLGLERLNPRQIGIALLAVIGGFLVMGIGGGLTAWLQPDFNNEIQQTTDEITQNVSSVVGAVFFGLGAGASEETLLRGAIQPRYGIWITSLLFALLHSQYGISFVMGGVFCMGVILGLLRNRINTTAAILTHAVFNTIVVLLGS